CGTGTGCCTACACATCAAAATATTCTCAACGTCCCCCACCTCAACACCCCACCATTCCTCTAATTTACCCTTTTCACCCCTCCTTGACCTCCGCACCCGGGCCCACAGCTCCCACCCTATAAATCTCGACGCGGAGGACTTAAAATTCTCGTGCCGACAGGAGCCCAAAATCGTCATTCAACCTGGCAGACTGGTGAGAGAATAGAAGAGAGAGTTAAGAGACAAACGTTTAGgagtttttagagagagagtgtgtgtcctagagagagagagagagagagagagagagagagagagagagagactcgtGGAGGGTCGCGGTGTGCGATGCGTGGAGGGCAGGTGCTGAGTGCCCAGACAGAGAAACACCGAGATCGCGCTCTTGAAAATGGCGGATCGTCATCCCAAACTCTCAATACTCTGAACCAGCTTTCATCGTCTTCCTCGTCGCTCTTCCCAGATCACCGACTTGcaggtcctctctctctctctctctctctcctcacatTGTcttcaattctctctctctctcaacggCATTGCATCGAATTCTCTGTCTCTACCCAtccctttcattttttcacgTGCTTGTACCATCACATCGTCACGGGTTCATGATTACTgtgtcaaattttgaattttggtttAAGCATTCGATTTTGGTAATTTGACAATGatgtttgtttgaatttttgcaGAGATGGCTGAGGCGGCGAAGGTTCTGTACATCGTGGTGGTGGACGAAGaggacaagagagagaaagggaaggAGTCCTTTCGCTATACGCGTCCTGTTTTGCAGAGTTCTCTGCAACTCATGGGCTGCAAGCCCCGCCACGCCTTCAAGGTATCgaaaaagttttgaattttgaaatttctGTGAAATTTTAGAACTTTTTGGCTTCTGGGTTGTGTTTTTGGTGTGGATTTGTTGTTGAATTCATTGATTTTGGGGACAGATCTGTCGTTGCATGTAATGTGTTCTGGGAATGTTCTGAATTTGTCAATTTTTGAAGGCTTGAATGTTACATGGTGGTGTTGCATGTTTAGGTGAAAGAATTCTTTTAAATTTCGGGTCAACGGAGGCATATCGGAACTGGTATTTTAGTCAGTGAATTAGTCTTGGTTGTGCAATTGGCGTTCTATAGAGTCAACCTTATGAGTCATTATCACAGATTAAGTCCAGCTTCTTCTTAATTTGCTTTTCAAAAAGGTGGGTTATGACCGTTATTTGTTCTTGTGTCACCTTCGACTTGACCTGTTAAAAACTATTCTTCTGGTGGAGGATTTGATTATTATTGTTTCTGAACCATCTTAACTTGTGATCTTATCATCCTGTTCtccattttactttttattttttccttcagTTTTGGTTCTTTGGGAAGTTACATTTTAACAGTTGACCTTTTTAGTGGATCTCTAACCAATAATCTCTGTTGATGTACATTGTTATGAGAGTGTTTAATTGTCAACTCTAGAAGAACCTTAATTTTGAAATTTCCTGGTTTAGAAAGATCTCCCGTGTTGTGTTTCATGTGTTTGACCAATGTTTTGAGGGTTTGTTCAATCTGGATGTAAAAGGGGGTTTGTTTTATGCGAGAAACCCCTTGAACTTTGCTTACGTGTTGAGTGGTGTGGAATAAGGGAGAGTGGAAACCGTTTTAACTGAATGGGAGTTCCATTTAGGTTTGTTGTGTGCGAGAACTCCCTTGAACTTTGGCTATGTGCCGAGTGTTGTGGAATAAGCGAGAGGGTAAACAGTTTGATTGAAAGATGTTCTATTTAGGTTTGAATATAATCTATGCTTTTCTTTGCTGTTTGCATTGTTTTAGCGATGTCTACATTAACTGAATGGATCTGTAAACTTTTATCTCCTAATCAACTTTTGGTTCCAGTATTTAGTTTGTAAGACTCCATTGTAGCATTGTACAATAGCTTTGGTGCTTTAGTTTAGTTCTTTATAAAGTGATTTCTTTATTGTGTTTTGGTGTAGGTATGGTCTTTAGTTTTATTTAAATAGGGTTCATGACCCTgcttaaagcgggagccttgtgcactgggtacgaccttttaggATTCATGTGGGTCATTTGGTTCATTATTAGAATAATCTTTCTGATGATAGTGTATTGTGATGTTTTTTTCGGATTGTACTGATTCCCatgttttattttactttaGAAATTTAACCACTAATGCCTGACCTATTTTTCCTTTGATCAGATTAGCCAACGGGTTTTCGAATTGATAAGAAATGAGAGTTCATCTAATGTCTTGCTGCCAGAAGGAACAGAAAATGTTCCCCCTAGTAAAGATGAGGCTGGAAACCATTTGGGTTCAGGGAAAGATGATAGAAGCAAGAGTGTTCCTTTTGAATTGTACAAAGCACGCACGACTGTTGTGGTTAGGAGAAAAACCTTCTTAGATGTTGTTTGTGATGCTCTGGCTGAGTACAAGTATGTTGGTCCCAACCAGAGGGCAGACTTAGCTTTGGCATGCAGGTATGGAGGAGTCTTTTATCTTTATTTGAAATAAATGGAACTTACATACATGCATTCATATATAAACTGCATTCACTTACATACATGCATTCATATATAAACTGCATTCTGTGAATAGTTTCCCTTTCCTGGCAATCTTTGCTTACATTGTGACAATTATTTCACATGCCGTGTTAACattatgctttgaatgaaatatggaAACACATATTTTATAAGCCATAACAGTGTGGAAATGTTTATGGTAACATTACTGTATGACTTATCGGGAATGTTTTTGAACCTGTAAAGTAACCGTGATCTTTTGAACTGTTTCTGTGGACCAGTGACATAATAAttagttatttttgtgttgCACCAATCAATTGAGTTCTAGATTATAGATGGAGGGGTTTTCGTAATGCAGCTAGAATGGGAAGATGAAATCATTGTAGATGTTGGGATTTTAAAAGGGAATATTCTGTCTTACTGTATGTCCTtgtgatcttttttttttgccatcTTTAGAGTTATAATTTCTGCTAGTTTCCTAATTTTTATTTGGGTAATTGTTTCCTTGCAGAATTAGGGAAAGGAAGGAATCTGTGACTGTACTGTTGTGTGGCACTAGTGGCTGTGGAAAATCTACTTTGTCCTCATTGCTGGTATCCGAGTTCACTAGTTCTTTGTTTTCATGatttccttttgggttttgtgtagTCTTTAAGTGTTGTAATGATGTGCTTTTACTACGTCTTTTTAATgtctgtagtgtagtatttaaGTGTTGGATGATGTAAGTTTTATGTTCTGTTACGTAAATTTGTTTTGAATGTAATCTATAAAATTTTGCAGGGTAGCAGGTTGGGAATTACAACTGTGATATCTACCGACTCAATTCGGCACATGATGAGgagctttgtagatgaaaaGGAAAACCCTCTGCTATGGGCTTCAACCTATCATGCAGGGGAGTGTCTGGATCCAGTGGCTGTTGCAGAAGCCAAAGCTAAAAAGAAAGCCAAAAAATTGGCAGGAACTCCACACTCACTTTCCAAAGATGGGATGCCTGATGGCTCTGCCTTTGGGAAATCTGATACCCGATTGTCAGATGTCGGTTCGAGTACTGCTGAATTGATCAGCCCAAAGCAGATGGCTGTTGAAGGGTTTAAGGCTCAAAGTGAGATGGTGATTGACAGTCTTGATCGCCTTATCACTGCGTGGGAGGAACGGAGAGAATCAGTTATCGTGGAAGGTGTTCACTTGAGCCTTAATTTTGTGGTATGTGTCTATAATGATCTTTCCGtatgttgttttgttttttcgttGTTAAATTTAGTTGCGCCTCTCCCTCTCAATAATTATTTGAATTCCAGATGGGGCTTATGAAGAAACACCCTTCTATCATTCCATTCATGATATACATTACAAATGAGGACAAACACATGGAACGATTTGCTGTCCGTGCAAAGTATATGACACTGGACCCAACAAAGAACAAATATGTGAAGTATATCCGTAACATCAGAACAATCCAAGAATATCTCTGTAAGCGAGCTGACAAGCATCTTGTCCCCAAAATTAACAATACTAATGTTGACAAGAGTGTGGCAGCCATCCATGCAACAGTTTTTAGCTGCCTCCGTAGGCGTGAAGCAGGGGAGCAACTTTGTGATCCCACAAGAAACACAGTTACTGTAGTGGATGAGGAGTATAGGAACCAGTGTGCAGCCAATTCTTTGAGTTCTAAGGGGATGTTTCAGCTGATCCAGAGAAAAGGTTCGTCTAGGCATTTGATGGCTCTTGTAAATACTGATGGATCTGTGGCCAAGGCTTGGCCTATTGATTCAGTTAATAGTAATGGGAAGCCTATATTTTGCCATGGGACTGAGATGGAGATTGGAACCGCAGAGCAAGTGAATCTTCAGTTTGGTCTCTATGGGATCAGTGCTTGGCCCAGTGATGGTGGACCTAGTTGTGCTGGAAGTGTTGATGAGTCGAGGGGTGAGGGAACTGAGATTGGAAGAAGTATTCCCTCTTCTTGCTGCAGCTCCCCACGGATGTCTGAGGGACCTGCCAAAGAGGTATTTTATAGCACCAATTTCATTTTCTCCAGAACCTCTTCTATGACAGTATTCTTAGGTAGGTGTAAGCTGAGACTTGCTTAACAAGTTATCTAAATCGGCGGATGAGTAATCGTAGAAATTAGTGGCATAGGCCAACAATTTAACCGTCTGGACAATATAATAAGATTTGAACGATTTGTTCAGTTTAGTTTATCTTCTTGGATTTCTCGTTGTTTTCTTTCCTTCAGCTGA
This window of the Malus domestica chromosome 03, GDT2T_hap1 genome carries:
- the LOC103427234 gene encoding P-loop NTPase domain-containing protein LPA1 homolog 1-like isoform X2; translated protein: MRGGQVLSAQTEKHRDRALENGGSSSQTLNTLNQLSSSSSSLFPDHRLAEMAEAAKVLYIVVVDEEDKREKGKESFRYTRPVLQSSLQLMGCKPRHAFKISQRVFELIRNESSSNVLLPEGTENVPPSKDEAGNHLGSGKDDRSKSVPFELYKARTTVVVRRKTFLDVVCDALAEYKYVGPNQRADLALACRIRERKESVTVLLCGTSGCGKSTLSSLLGSRLGITTVISTDSIRHMMRSFVDEKENPLLWASTYHAGECLDPVAVAEAKAKKKAKKLAGTPHSLSKDGMPDGSAFGKSDTRLSDVGSSTAELISPKQMAVEGFKAQSEMVIDSLDRLITAWEERRESVIVEGVHLSLNFVMGLMKKHPSIIPFMIYITNEDKHMERFAVRAKYMTLDPTKNKYVKYIRNIRTIQEYLCKRADKHLVPKINNTNVDKSVAAIHATVFSCLRRREAGEQLCDPTRNTVTVVDEEYRNQCAANSLSSKGMFQLIQRKGSSRHLMALVNTDGSVAKAWPIDSVNSNGKPIFCHGTEMEIGTAEQVNLQFGLYGISAWPSDGGPSCAGSVDESRGEGTEIGRSIPSSCCSSPRMSEGPAKELKEDNSVHGSDEEVEEEADVGSDEELSDDGDKRLYEEIGSVDEESTKTDEEYDDLAMQDVQGNGYWLENDDRGANHPISEDQSADKEGDNRDRVGCLFNLCSRCIAQLFTKLPRPERGGSASE
- the LOC103427234 gene encoding P-loop NTPase domain-containing protein LPA1 homolog 2-like isoform X1 yields the protein MRGGQVLSAQTEKHRDRALENGGSSSQTLNTLNQLSSSSSSLFPDHRLAEMAEAAKVLYIVVVDEEDKREKGKESFRYTRPVLQSSLQLMGCKPRHAFKISQRVFELIRNESSSNVLLPEGTENVPPSKDEAGNHLGSGKDDRSKSVPFELYKARTTVVVRRKTFLDVVCDALAEYKYVGPNQRADLALACRIRERKESVTVLLCGTSGCGKSTLSSLLGSRLGITTVISTDSIRHMMRSFVDEKENPLLWASTYHAGECLDPVAVAEAKAKKKAKKLAGTPHSLSKDGMPDGSAFGKSDTRLSDVGSSTAELISPKQMAVEGFKAQSEMVIDSLDRLITAWEERRESVIVEGVHLSLNFVMGLMKKHPSIIPFMIYITNEDKHMERFAVRAKYMTLDPTKNKYVKYIRNIRTIQEYLCKRADKHLVPKINNTNVDKSVAAIHATVFSCLRRREAGEQLCDPTRNTVTVVDEEYRNQCAANSLSSKGMFQLIQRKGSSRHLMALVNTDGSVAKAWPIDSVNSNGKPIFCHGTEMEIGTAEQVNLQFGLYGISAWPSDGGPSCAGSVDESRGEGTEIGRSIPSSCCSSPRMSEGPAKELKEDNSVHGSDEEVEEEADVGSDEELSDDGDKRLYEEIGSVDEESTKTDEEYDDLAMQDVQGNGYWLENDDRGANHPISEDQSADKEGDKYRQNLDLFLRTRSESFSEPFCSYSSLFIEKNELSMPCSGNMKIRKRRSLSIPALGRHGSLVGGPILSGAPQC
- the LOC103427234 gene encoding P-loop NTPase domain-containing protein LPA1 homolog 1-like isoform X3 — translated: MRGGQVLSAQTEKHRDRALENGGSSSQTLNTLNQLSSSSSSLFPDHRLAEMAEAAKVLYIVVVDEEDKREKGKESFRYTRPVLQSSLQLMGCKPRHAFKISQRVFELIRNESSSNVLLPEGTENVPPSKDEAGNHLGSGKDDRSKSVPFELYKARTTVVVRRKTFLDVVCDALAEYKYVGPNQRADLALACRIRERKESVTVLLCGTSGCGKSTLSSLLGSRLGITTVISTDSIRHMMRSFVDEKENPLLWASTYHAGECLDPVAVAEAKAKKKAKKLAGTPHSLSKDGMPDGSAFGKSDTRLSDVGSSTAELISPKQMAVEGFKAQSEMVIDSLDRLITAWEERRESVIVEGVHLSLNFVMGLMKKHPSIIPFMIYITNEDKHMERFAVRAKYMTLDPTKNKYVKYIRNIRTIQEYLCKRADKHLVPKINNTNVDKSVAAIHATVFSCLRRREAGEQLCDPTRNTVTVVDEEYRNQCAANSLSSKGMFQLIQRKGSSRHLMALVNTDGSVAKAWPIDSVNSNGKPIFCHGTEMEIGTAEQVNLQFGLYGISAWPSDGGPSCAGSVDESRGEGTEIGRSIPSSCCSSPRMSEGPAKELKEDNSVHGSDEEVEEEADVGSDEELSDDGDKRLYEEIGSVDEESTKTDEEYDDLAMQDVQGNGYWLENDDRGANHPISEDQSADKEGDKDRVGCLFNLCSRCIAQLFTKLPRPERGGSASE